The Papaver somniferum cultivar HN1 chromosome 6, ASM357369v1, whole genome shotgun sequence genome segment CGATTGGGTTTTAAACTAGCACCCCATGTATATTGTCAGCGATCAAATGCTTgactaacttggttgtcaccggaggactcttcaacctcaaaccaacatcacaactacaaaaaaaaaaggaaaaataagtaatgtgcaccacaatgtacacctaatCGGATCTCAAAACCAACACCACATATGCAAAAAGAAGACACATACCAAGCAAGAATATGTAATTTACACCACAATGTGCATCTAAAAAGCATACAgcaagtaatgtgcaccacagtGTACACCTAAACAAGTCTACATATATAAGGTGCACAAATATGTTCACCACTATGGACATACACATCAAATGCATGAAAATAAGTAATGTGCATCACAAAAAGATGAATTAGTAATGTGGACTAATATGAACACCACTCACCTGTGAAGAACATTAGCATCTTTCAGAATGAACCGAGAAGTGTCACCATTCACAGgcccaaagtgaatcctccaaGAACAACCATCTTCTTGGCACTTTGCAGTAAAACGAGTGTTGTCATTTTTCAGAATCTTAACCTTGTAACCAGTAGCCATCTTGTACTTATCCACAACAAGTCTAACAACTTTAACACCACCCATAAATTCTCTACCAATCTTATCAAAAATATATAACCATTCATCGGAAATCAGAGGCTTGGCCTTGTCTGCATCATGATCTACCACCCTTACAAGCTTAGGACTTTCAGTTACACAAAAATTTGTAGTAATAGAACCATAACTAGTGCTATAACCAAATTTAGAACGAGAAGTGTGCTTCAGAATAATGTCAACATTCAAATAAGAATCTTCATTTTTGATGACAATAGTAAGAGAAATTAAACCTTTCAATTGTAAATCACCTTGTACAAACTATTTGGTTATTATCCATATAACTCAAACTTATAGTATCAGGAGACAAAGACCTTGACTGCTTACATGCAAAATGCTTCAATTCATATATAGTGCTCGAAGTATTAGCACGAAAAGCCACAGAAtgctcaccatgattcaaaatcacATAAATAACCTTCTCCGACATATTTGATACCCCTGCATATtacaaaagaaataataataaacatTAGAAGCTTCGAATCACAATTTCAGATTTGATTAACCTAAAACACGAACAGTGTACATGAAAGTACACATTTAATCGAAGTCAAAACATCAAATAACAATAAACCTAAATCAAATAGTCCATCGAATAATCGAAGATATAAGCTTCAGAATCTTATTAGAACAcatatgaaaaggcgagggtacccaaatatacctcaagctaaaacttttcctacctataagtcttttctccgaaagtgattgtctaaggactgagtcgagacaatacaactaatcggttcacacttcgtgtgatcgtctatggatacgagatcgagataatacaacaacgaagtatgttacttgataaaaagcttcggacttaaccaaaaacaataggattcacttatcaagtaaatagaaattaaagtttgtgtaatttactttaattataataaaacaactataatgcggaaatagaaagtaaatgacacagcaagattttgttaacgaggaaaccgcaaatgcagaaaaactcagggaccttgtccagaattgaatactctcaggattaagccgctacacaaaattacaccaagttcatatagttgagaccaagcaactaaaactatagttcacctagttccgtctgtattcccacgcctccaacttataaataagtcacttggataaattcctttggttcgtattccaaacagtaaaggaacaacaaatctgtttggtatcaactctcttcaacccagtgatatgagtcggacaaaggctcttccatttatcttaacataaactccttcatcaggtccttagatctatcttatgttcaattaccgaagtaatcgtttaagattaagccaacaacactcttaatccaaagaattgtgttgatgccgatctactaaattaatcaatccaatctaccacgtGTTGAAAGTATgtagacatctttactttgtaagttctatttcacacttacaaccttgaaaccgatttgccacacttccaaacaagtttagaattggttcatccgactttcaagaactatgtgattgatcaaacaaaaattcaatcacaatcatgggtttaacggttctaccaaaacaagtttcggttataccttcCATGCGAGTAATgttcatagtcacactagctttccaaaattcagttgactaggtactaggatcggttccccgcatatatatggtatctaacttatatgtgttgcacatgtccataggaccagttcccatttgcctaaaaacgtgttgcacatgttcataggatcggttcccctttatgctataaaccttgatacaccccatacaaggattagttcccctttgtgatgtactgcacctcttactaggatcggttaccctttcccatatttggtcagaaaaaatacaaacccaatcataccatctcaggtgattacttctGATCGGTTTTCaccaataaaagtcataccaatacataagtcaggcctttgtgaatagttctaccaagaacacaaacaagttgtgagcggttatactcaatcacacatattggttgttcataagataagcaatgaataacaaaacaaataaaacctgaaaattttcttttcggttcacaaacaagtttatgaacttaccttacttccttagaacacatgtaaaacattgttccctaggatgaaatcctcacctcatacccatacataatcacaatagcattcaaatcattacggcgatgtcttatctacaaagtttaatggttaagcaataaacctcgtattgtattccttaatactatgtctatctagagttcaaatatgcttcgctgttatgttttcaatatgcacgacttgaaagatatgttagggaatgaaacagttcaagtaaaatatcactaacctcatgtggaaggatgattgttgtcgttgtagatccttgcttcttcacatcttcaagtcttcgcaatacttgtaatatctcatatcctaatactttcaagctaacctatacgaagttgactttagtacataatcaagcgactcttaacacgagttttgattcactaaaatatgacaaccaaacttgacatatcaacgcttggtgggttcaaccgagctatgctctaacaacatatgTGAATAAATCAGAAGTATATGATCAAATATCAGttcgatttcatatcatgcatcataacacaaaaatgaaaaaaaaaatcaaaaaacagtaatcaaaatcgtttaacaaaaatcaaaaacaaagaaataacaaaatcaaatcaatataaTACAACAATAAGATGTAGCAGATCGTATTCATAACATAAActcaaaaaaacacaaaatcagaaataaaaagaaaactaaaaattaaaGATTCAAAGTAACCTGAAGTTGAACTATGTTGCAGAAAGGATAAAATCCACCAAAACTTTTTTTGAATCTGTTAAATCGCATCCAAAAAAATTATCTCTGAATCGATCTCTCGCTCGATCTTTCGTGAATTCAAATCTGAGATCCTTGAAAATCGATTTCAAAACACTTCCACCAAATCCGAGAGTAACCTGAAGTTAAGTTCTGCTGAAGAAACGATTAAATCCACAAAATCCTCTCTGAAACAGTTAAATCGCCTGTAAGAATTATCTCTCGCATGCTCCCTTTCTTGCATTCACATCTCAGATCCAAAATTTCGAATTGAaaacattatatatatatatatatatatatatggaattgGTTCAAGGGTATTAAGCATATAATAGAAATTCGGAAAATCGGGAATCGACGAatttttggactaactcgtcaaGCTTTGGACTAAACTGTTGGGGGATATTTGGACTAGAGAGTCTTGGGCTTCAGAGGAGTGGACTAAAGCGTCCAAAACCCACTCAAAAGCAGactaaacgttaatttctactttttcatattaaaaaaataaaataaaacacgaTGAGTGATGAACCCACCTAATCACCATTGCCATTTTAGGGGCGCCCAACGGGGAGTAGGTGCTCTTGGAATCTTTTTGGGTGTTTTTATGGGATGTCCGGTTCACAGAGCAAAACAAAAATCTACTTGCAGAAAGTAGACTTCTATAAGAATCAAATTGTTGCACATTTCATCAGTAATACTTTTACACTCTAGAAACTGAATTTGAATCTCATCTCCACCAAAATGAAAGCAGTTGTTATCACTACTCCAGGAGGTCCGGAAGTACTAGAAATACAAGAAgtagaaaaccctaaaatcaaagaTGATGAAGTTTTGATTAAAATTGAAGCTACTGCATTAAACAGAGCTGATACTGTACAAAGAAAAGGATCTTATCCACCACCACCTGGTGCTAGTACTTATCCTGGTCTTGAATGTTCTGGAATCATCGAAGCTGTTGGAAATGACGTTACTCGATGGAAAATCGGTGATCAGGTTTGCAATTTCTGACTTTATTATGTTTTGCATTTTAGGGTTTTGGGTTCAGAGGGCAATGTTCATGGTTCAACTTTATTTTTTCAGCTGTTAATTTTAACAGTCCTAACTGGGTATTTGCTTTAATTATAGCATTctatgtgactatgtgcacaggCTAGTGTGTTGAAATATGGATGACACATTTGAAGAAAACCCAAAGAATACTGCATACATATTTTTTTCCAGTACAACCTCTTCAAACGCTAAGATAGATATGCATTCAAATTCTGCAACTTTGGTTACACATACTCAAAGTCAATGTCTAGAAACAGCATAGAAAAGCTTCAAAGTTTATATTTACCTTCATTTTGATGAAAATTAATTTAGAACAAAATCTTAGATGAGTTCGTATAGTTGTTTTGGTAATTTTATTGCGTGTCATCTACATTTTAAGACATTCACCTCTCCATAGATATCTAGGGAAACTATTTGAAGTTCAGAAACAACTCGAACAGATTAGAGAATGATTTTGCAGTTTAGAGAGAAGATGCTCATGTGGTTCAAATTCACTTTATTAATTTTTCAAGGTGTGTGCTCTTCTAAGCGGAGGAGGGTATGCAGAAAAGGTAGCAGTACCAGCTGGCCAAGTTCTTCCTATTCCATCTGGTGTTTCTCTTAAGGATGCAGCTGGTTTTCCTGAGGTGGCATGTACTGTTTGGTCGACTGTTTTCATGACTAGCAGGCTAACTTCAGGAGAAACTTTCCTGGTAAACCTCAGCCCACGACTCCAATTTAACCACTTAAAAGAAACATGAATGATCAAAACAATTGTTACATTTATGACTAATGGTAGCCCTTTCTATATGCTTGTTATATTAGTCGCCTTATTAATTTTTGAAGGCTGTGCTTAAAATTCACGTCTCTTACGAAATGGTTAAAATGCTTGTGTAGTCTAGTTCGTGCTGACAAGCTTATAAACTTACAACCTTCTTGTATGTTCTGAAGAGCATGGGATACTTATCAACTCCAAATATATGATACAATTGCTAAAATATATGGGTCGAGCTTGTATAATGTTTGCCTGTTTCCCCTATGAATCACATATGTTATGGGATTATTGAGATTTAGCGAACTTGGGTCCTTCATTACTGGAGTGGTAGTATATACTATAACAGTGCTGGAGAAATCTGAACTATGTGAATTAACCACTATCTGGTTGCAGGTTCATGGTGGGTCTAGCGGAATTGGCACATTTGCTATACAGATGGCTAAATACTGCGGAGCGAAAGTATTTGTCACAGCAGGTCTGATAAGCACCTTTGCTGGATACTTGATACGTTTATTTACGACTTGtgctaggattttttttttcctttttttttgaatcCTCATTTAGTTAATACTTCATGTTGCAGGAAATACGGAAAAATTAGCTGTCTGCAAGAATCTTGGAGCTGATGTTTGCATCAATTATAAGACTGAAGACTTTGTGGCTCGGGTGAAGGAAGAAACTGACGGAAaaggttattattatttaataCTTTCATACAACTTCGAATGTTCTAAATTATTGAGGTCCTGAGGAGACATGCTTTCTACATTTTTGTTCTTTGAACCAATTTCATGTTTCTTCTCACTCTTTTCTCAAAACTGAAAATGCTCAAACGTAGGGGTTGATGTTATACTGGACAATATTGGTGGGTCCTATTTCCAACGAAATCTCGCCAGCTTAAACATTGATGGCCGACTCTTTATTATCGGGCTCCAGGGTGGTACAGCTACGCAAGTAAATCTGGCTCCATTTCTTCAAAGGCGTCTTACAGTGCAAGGTATTAAACATACCACCTCATCCTCTTGGTGGAACCTCAATTTTCATCTGATGGATAATGGTTTGTAGAAAAAAACTATAAAATGGGGAAATTCCAAAATTAATCTATATGTTCTACAGTCTCACTTGGTATTgttaaaattcttatatttctcgtAAAGACTGTATACTCTTTTCTAATAGTAGTTGTATGATTATACAGGCGCTGGGCTGCGGTCCAGAAGTTCTGAGAACAAAGCATCAATTGTTAGCGAGGTTGAGAAGAATGTTTGGCCAGCAATTGCTTCTGGAAAGGTAAAGCCTGTGATCTACAAATCCTTACCCTTGTCTGAAGTTGTAGCAGCACACAAGTTAATGGAAAGCAGCACTCATATTGGAAAGATACTACTCATACCATGAACTGGAAATGAGTGTTTATAATCTTATGACAGTTGGCATACCTTGGAACTTAATAAAATGGGTTTAATTAAGCAGACCTACAGTCTATGTAAAAGTGTTGCTTTCCCCTTATATATAGAACAGGAGAAGGCTTCATCATCAAGATAAAATTGTGCTGTAATATGGTTCCTTGTTTAAAAGTTCTATTATGTTCTGAGCCTTGATGTATTTCGTTTGGCTGTTTGGataagtactccctccgtcccaaattagtttgcacaattattaaggcaATAAGAAAAGGgaagtatgtttaagtattttttacaagtaTGTCCTTATGGATAACAACttgtaaaacttagaaatgatttatctcttaaactatactaCGGTTTtgcgtaaactttataccgttgaaaaagattttaaaacacctacttaacgaatataaacacggctatcaaattatacatatttcttataataacaataatcaattaaaagagtagttttagaaatatccccttaATTAGTGAAATAGCTCATCTATTAATGGgacaaaatcaaaaaccaattggctcaactaatctgggacggagggagtattttgtaAGGCTGGTAGCAATAAGTATTTCGTAAAAGAAGTGCGAATAGATAAAAGTACTCGCTGGATTGGGGTATTACCTAAACTAATTGGGTATACAAGAATATAAGTGGACCTAGAGGATACGTTAAGGGGTGTCCAAAATAGGTAAAGTTAGGAAACTACCTTTGACAATTCTGAATTACTATTGGTAATCTGAGTTACCTTTCATCTTTTCGTTCTTCATATACCCTAATGACCAATTTATCTCTCTCCATCAAAACTCGTGGATTCGAACTACTAGAAATCGTAAACATCCTGACCCTAAAATTGGGAAAATCAATGCAACAACAcaaatggaaaagaaaaaaatcagttgGTGAAGAAGAAATCTCTGAAAGAAAAGAAATCGAGAAAATGACGAGATGGAGAAATAAATGATGCCATGAAATGAATTTACTACTTTTTTGTTGTTtccatgtcaaattaggtcagaaaaatcgaaatTGTGGAATTGTTATTCTATGGTCGTCAGGGTGTCTCTTCATCTACCCTGACGACTTTTTATGTTTATTTGTAGTTGCCATCCTCGTAAAATGAATATCGTGACgactatttttcttttgaaagtaaCATTTCCAGAGTTGGCATGGTATATATACAAATACCTTGACGATTGTAGATGTAGAATTAAAAGTTGTCAGGTTTTGAAAATCTAAAGCATGGTGACTACGAATTGCCGTCCTTGTTTTCCTGTGTTCAAATTTGTTATTAGTCGTCAAGGTTTTAAAAACTTTAACTTGAGGACTATGTGTTGGTCGTCACTTTAGTGTGATTACGATCATGCCGAACGATAACTGCTAAACACTTTTTTTCCTGTGTAAAATTGTGTAATTAGTCATCACGGTTTTTAAACCTATCTTGCCGACTGTTGGTTGGTCGTCACATTGGTGTATTTTCGACCATGACGGCCATCaactaaaaaaaacacaaaaaagaatGTGTTCATTTTGCTTTTTAGTCGGCATGCTATTTTTATGATGACTTTTCATACCTGAAAGTGTTAACTCTTTCTGTAATTTGAAGAATTAAACGAACAAATCCTTGTTCAATTCCATTTTGAAAAGTGGTTGACTAGAGTAATTCATTTTTgttacaaaattctcaaaaaccaaaaagtttcgaAAATTCTTTTTCTAACAAGATTCATGAGTTAAATCtaacaaaaaaatatcaaaattttcacttAACAAATTCAGTATAACATTATTAACTTAACTAATTCAATAAATTATCGCTAATTAATCAGGAGATAGCTAGATTAGGGATTACTAAAGATATATGGATAAGGGGTTTTGGATTTTAATTTCAAATGACCTTCTTTTGTCTTATTACCtataccccaattagttttgatatacCCCAATCTGACGAGTATAAAAATGATCAAGTTATTTTTGAATtataaaaaataatgaaaaacaaaTTAAGTACTTGGAAACCAATGGCTGGTGA includes the following:
- the LOC113287727 gene encoding quinone oxidoreductase PIG3-like — translated: MKAVVITTPGGPEVLEIQEVENPKIKDDEVLIKIEATALNRADTVQRKGSYPPPPGASTYPGLECSGIIEAVGNDVTRWKIGDQVCALLSGGGYAEKVAVPAGQVLPIPSGVSLKDAAGFPEVACTVWSTVFMTSRLTSGETFLVHGGSSGIGTFAIQMAKYCGAKVFVTAGNTEKLAVCKNLGADVCINYKTEDFVARVKEETDGKGVDVILDNIGGSYFQRNLASLNIDGRLFIIGLQGGTATQVNLAPFLQRRLTVQGAGLRSRSSENKASIVSEVEKNVWPAIASGKVKPVIYKSLPLSEVVAAHKLMESSTHIGKILLIP